A region of Methanobrevibacter arboriphilus JCM 13429 = DSM 1125 DNA encodes the following proteins:
- a CDS encoding metallophosphoesterase yields MIIGLISDTHIPDRADKIPITVLEAFKNVDLIIHAGDLTSIRVKKELEKIAPVLAVQGNMDRYNNLELPKSIKKNIEGIQIGVKHGEVYPKGDTQQLYYIAKELDVDVLISGHTHQASIERIDEILLLNPGSPTAPRLTDPTVMLMKIENAEIDVEIKKIGKPVCSALNFEKK; encoded by the coding sequence ATGATAATTGGATTGATCTCAGACACCCATATTCCAGACAGAGCAGATAAAATTCCTATAACAGTATTAGAAGCATTTAAAAATGTGGATCTTATAATACACGCAGGAGACTTAACTTCAATTAGAGTGAAAAAAGAATTAGAAAAAATTGCTCCAGTGTTGGCAGTTCAAGGAAATATGGATAGATATAACAACTTAGAGCTCCCTAAAAGCATAAAAAAGAACATTGAAGGAATTCAGATTGGAGTTAAACATGGAGAAGTTTATCCAAAAGGAGATACACAGCAATTATATTACATAGCTAAAGAATTAGATGTGGATGTATTAATAAGTGGACACACACATCAAGCATCTATAGAAAGAATTGATGAAATACTACTTTTAAATCCAGGGAGTCCAACTGCACCAAGACTAACTGATCCAACAGTAATGCTAATGAAAATTGAAAATGCAGAAATTGATGTGGAAATAAAAAAAATTGGAAAGCCAGTTTGCTCTGCACTAAATTTTGAAAAAAAATAA
- a CDS encoding RlmE family RNA methyltransferase — translation MGSKWQVEKKKDPYYKRAKGEDYRSRASFKLLQLDKKYKIIKKGSAVLDLGATPGGWSQVALEKVGEEGIVLGVDLQKIKPFPEKNFHFIRGDFTKKEVQEKMIDIMDGKADVIISDASPSLSGIKDVDHLRSIDLANSVIGIADNILEKNGNILIKVFQGEEFKNLIEELRKKFKVLKTTKPSSSRKKSSEMYVIGLKYKQ, via the coding sequence ATGGGAAGTAAATGGCAAGTAGAAAAAAAGAAGGACCCATACTATAAAAGAGCCAAAGGAGAAGATTATAGATCTCGTGCATCTTTTAAATTATTACAATTAGATAAAAAATATAAAATAATTAAAAAAGGCAGTGCTGTTTTAGATTTAGGTGCAACACCAGGTGGTTGGTCACAAGTAGCTCTTGAAAAAGTAGGTGAAGAGGGTATAGTATTAGGTGTAGATTTACAAAAAATTAAACCATTTCCTGAAAAAAATTTTCATTTTATAAGAGGAGACTTCACAAAAAAAGAAGTTCAAGAAAAAATGATTGATATTATGGATGGAAAAGCAGATGTAATAATTTCAGATGCATCACCCTCACTTAGTGGTATAAAAGATGTAGACCACCTCCGTTCGATTGATTTAGCTAATTCAGTTATTGGTATAGCAGATAATATCCTTGAAAAAAATGGAAATATACTTATCAAAGTATTCCAAGGTGAAGAATTCAAAAATCTAATTGAAGAGCTTCGAAAAAAGTTTAAAGTCTTAAAAACAACCAAAC